The following are from one region of the Dreissena polymorpha isolate Duluth1 chromosome 2, UMN_Dpol_1.0, whole genome shotgun sequence genome:
- the LOC127867104 gene encoding dihydrofolate reductase-like isoform X19 produces the protein MDIMEQNVSTTNGIITFNMMAAMCHNNRGIGYQGDLPWPKLKADFEYYLKTTSTHKKDSSLMIVHVHGRKSWAGCTDFQASYGGVYHIVCSQSRDPSIKTHPNLLTVAGSVPEALEYIADLNRNGKLDSVWIMGGAGIYQECLSHPLCGRIYLTHVYKDFPSDTFFPPFDDDFREVK, from the exons ATGGACATCATGGAACAAAATGTCTCCACCACGAACGGTATAATCACTTTCAATATGATGGCAGCAATGTGTCATAACAACAGAGGCATTGGCTACCAGGGTGATCTGCCATGGCCAAAATTGAA GGCCGATTTTGAGTATTATTTAAAGACCACATCCACACACAAAAAAG ACTCCAGTTtgatgattgtacatgtacatggccGTAAGAGCTGGGCGGGATGTACGGACTTTCAGGCGAGCTATGGAGGCGTATATCACATCGTCTGTAGTCAGTCACGTGACCCAAG TATCAAGACACACCCGAATCTTCTGACGGTGGCCGGAAGTGTACCTGAGGCTCTCGAGTACATCGCAGATCTGAACCGGAACGGAAAATTGGACAGCGTCTGGATAATGGGTGGTGCAGGCATATACCAG GAGTGCCTGTCTCATCCGCTCTGTGGACGAATCTATCTCACTCACGTGTACAAGGACTTTCCGTCAGACACATTTTTCCCGCCTTTTGATGACGACTTCCGAGAAGTAAAGTAG
- the LOC127867104 gene encoding dihydrofolate reductase-like isoform X15 — translation MDIMEQNVSTTNGIITFNMMAAMCHNNRGIGYQGDLPWPKLKADFEYYLKTTSTHKKDSSLMIVHVHGRKSWAGCTDFQASYGGVYHIVCSQSRDPSIKTHPNLLTVAGSVPEALEYIADLNRNGKLDSVWIMGGAGIYQECLSHPLCGRIYLTHVYKDFPSDTFFPPFDDDFREKRRHFRYLSRRRRYFFRI, via the exons ATGGACATCATGGAACAAAATGTCTCCACCACGAACGGTATAATCACTTTCAATATGATGGCAGCAATGTGTCATAACAACAGAGGCATTGGCTACCAGGGTGATCTGCCATGGCCAAAATTGAA GGCCGATTTTGAGTATTATTTAAAGACCACATCCACACACAAAAAAG ACTCCAGTTtgatgattgtacatgtacatggccGTAAGAGCTGGGCGGGATGTACGGACTTTCAGGCGAGCTATGGAGGCGTATATCACATCGTCTGTAGTCAGTCACGTGACCCAAG TATCAAGACACACCCGAATCTTCTGACGGTGGCCGGAAGTGTACCTGAGGCTCTCGAGTACATCGCAGATCTGAACCGGAACGGAAAATTGGACAGCGTCTGGATAATGGGTGGTGCAGGCATATACCAG GAGTGCCTGTCTCATCCGCTCTGTGGACGAATCTATCTCACTCACGTGTACAAGGACTTTCCGTCAGACACATTTTTCCCGCCTTTTGATGACGACTTCCGAGAA